One Parasphingorhabdus cellanae genomic region harbors:
- a CDS encoding SDR family NAD(P)-dependent oxidoreductase, with protein MGMMDGKVALVSGGAEGIGGTAGRRFVEEGGSVMLGDIQLEKAQAHAAALGDRAAAIALDVRNLDQWHAAVKATQDKFGKITTLFNIAGISEPGAVDDVDLDSWSRTIDINLNGTFYGCRAALPAIVDSDEDGSIVNVGSMLAMRPGSAMAAYSASKGAVTALSKSLALHCAAQGNKVRVNTVHPGAIDTPMYQRYLAAFPGTHEEAVVAFNSNHPINRVGQAEEVANAMIWLSSAGASFTTANDVTVDGGGSYRE; from the coding sequence ATGGGTATGATGGACGGAAAAGTTGCGCTGGTTTCCGGCGGCGCGGAAGGCATTGGCGGGACGGCTGGTCGACGCTTTGTGGAAGAAGGCGGATCCGTCATGCTCGGCGATATCCAGCTGGAAAAAGCGCAAGCCCATGCCGCTGCTTTGGGTGACCGCGCAGCCGCCATCGCACTGGATGTCCGCAATCTCGACCAGTGGCATGCTGCGGTAAAGGCTACGCAGGACAAGTTTGGCAAGATAACGACCCTGTTCAATATTGCCGGAATTTCAGAGCCCGGCGCGGTCGATGATGTGGATCTCGACAGCTGGAGCCGAACCATCGATATCAATCTGAACGGCACATTTTATGGTTGCCGAGCAGCCCTGCCTGCAATCGTCGACAGTGATGAAGACGGATCGATAGTCAATGTCGGCTCCATGCTCGCGATGCGCCCCGGATCCGCCATGGCCGCCTATTCTGCCAGTAAAGGAGCGGTCACGGCGCTCAGCAAATCCCTGGCGCTGCATTGCGCGGCACAGGGGAATAAGGTCCGGGTCAACACCGTTCATCCCGGCGCCATTGATACCCCGATGTACCAACGTTATCTCGCCGCTTTTCCCGGAACCCATGAAGAGGCCGTAGTCGCCTTTAATTCCAATCATCCGATCAATCGGGTTGGTCAGGCGGAGGAAGTCGCCAATGCCATGATCTGGCTTTCCAGCGCAGGGGCGAGCTTTACCACCGCGAATGATGTCACCGTCGATGGCGGCGGCAGTTACCGGGAATAG
- a CDS encoding DUF1330 domain-containing protein → MAEDRYLDPSREHFDAFKALPRDVPINMLNLLQFHQQAQYPDDHPNAAQGWSGARAYEEYGKTSGPIFKRVGGTIIWRGKMEAMVIGPDDKQWDSSFIARYPNSGAFLEMVTDPEYQKAVVNRQAAVLTSRLIRFGELDGPDGFG, encoded by the coding sequence ATGGCCGAAGACCGATATCTGGATCCGAGCCGAGAACATTTTGATGCGTTCAAAGCGCTGCCGCGCGATGTTCCGATCAATATGCTCAACCTGCTGCAATTTCACCAACAGGCCCAATATCCTGACGACCACCCCAATGCGGCGCAAGGGTGGAGCGGCGCGCGGGCCTATGAGGAATATGGCAAAACCAGCGGGCCGATTTTCAAGCGGGTCGGCGGCACGATCATCTGGCGCGGCAAGATGGAGGCGATGGTGATCGGGCCGGATGACAAGCAATGGGACAGTTCATTCATCGCGCGCTACCCCAATAGCGGTGCCTTCCTGGAAATGGTCACCGATCCCGAATATCAAAAGGCGGTGGTCAATCGGCAGGCGGCTGTTTTGACGTCGCGACTCATTCGATTCGGTGAATTAGACGGCCCGGACGGCTTTGGCTAG
- a CDS encoding GNAT family N-acetyltransferase, which translates to MDIKDIRIETERLILRPPHADDFDEWAAFQSDADTMTFIGGVKSRAESWRDLCAMVGAWHVRGYAMFSLILKDSDKWIGRIGPWYPDSWPGTEVGWGVSPDYAGKGYALEAAVASMNYAVDTLGWSDICHTIDPENLASIRLAERLGSTNRGPTALPEPYQDARVDDWGQSREQWLENRKQFQ; encoded by the coding sequence ATGGATATCAAGGATATCAGGATTGAAACGGAGCGGCTGATCCTGCGGCCACCCCACGCTGACGATTTTGACGAATGGGCAGCGTTTCAATCCGACGCAGACACGATGACCTTCATTGGCGGCGTCAAGAGCCGCGCGGAAAGCTGGCGCGACCTGTGCGCCATGGTCGGCGCTTGGCACGTGCGCGGCTATGCGATGTTCTCGCTCATTCTTAAAGATAGCGATAAATGGATTGGCCGGATTGGACCCTGGTATCCCGATAGCTGGCCCGGCACGGAAGTGGGCTGGGGCGTGTCGCCCGACTATGCCGGCAAAGGCTATGCGCTGGAAGCGGCTGTGGCGAGCATGAACTATGCGGTCGATACACTCGGCTGGAGCGACATCTGTCATACGATCGATCCGGAAAATCTCGCGTCGATCCGGCTGGCCGAGCGGCTTGGGTCGACCAATCGCGGACCAACCGCCTTGCCAGAGCCCTATCAGGACGCCCGGGTTGACGATTGGGGCCAATCGCGCGAACAGTGGCTCGAAAACAGAAAGCAATTTCAATAA
- the rarD gene encoding EamA family transporter RarD → MTGPISTSRLGILQALLACCIWGVMPIYFKLLESVAPLEVVAHRIIWSVPLLFIILYFRKNLSGLRAAWAAPKIRGPLLATALLISVNWLVYVWAVQSDHILAASLGYFISPLISVFLAKIFLKETLSRNQWIAVGIAAIGVSVLAMEAWQTLWISLALAGSWGLYGLVRKIADVGPIVGLTMETSYLFLPFLLFIGWITFGTTAPTTTTHFGDKLTIDMLLLGGAMVTATPLMLFAAAVKKMKLSTIGLTQYIAPTLQFLIGTLLYREPLTTSHIICFILIWISLAIFSADAIFGNASKKAPAT, encoded by the coding sequence ATGACAGGCCCAATATCCACTAGCCGACTGGGGATCCTGCAGGCGCTTCTTGCATGCTGCATCTGGGGTGTCATGCCGATTTATTTCAAGCTGTTAGAGAGCGTTGCCCCGCTCGAAGTCGTTGCCCACCGTATCATCTGGTCGGTGCCATTACTCTTTATCATCCTCTATTTCCGCAAAAATCTATCCGGTTTGCGTGCTGCCTGGGCAGCACCGAAAATACGCGGACCGTTGCTGGCCACCGCCTTGCTCATCTCGGTCAACTGGCTCGTCTATGTCTGGGCGGTGCAGTCGGACCATATTCTCGCCGCCAGCCTGGGCTATTTTATCAGCCCCTTGATCAGCGTGTTCCTCGCCAAAATCTTCCTCAAGGAAACGCTGAGCCGCAACCAGTGGATTGCGGTCGGTATCGCCGCCATTGGCGTATCCGTTCTGGCAATGGAAGCATGGCAGACCCTGTGGATCAGCCTCGCGCTGGCTGGCTCATGGGGGCTTTATGGCCTTGTCCGCAAAATTGCCGATGTCGGCCCGATTGTCGGCCTGACTATGGAAACCAGCTATCTGTTTCTGCCATTCCTGTTATTCATTGGCTGGATCACTTTTGGTACCACCGCGCCGACAACGACCACCCATTTCGGTGACAAGTTGACCATCGATATGCTGCTGCTCGGCGGTGCGATGGTGACCGCAACGCCGCTGATGCTCTTTGCCGCGGCGGTCAAGAAAATGAAGCTCAGCACGATCGGATTAACCCAATATATCGCGCCAACGCTGCAATTTCTGATCGGGACATTGCTCTATCGCGAACCGCTTACGACGTCGCATATCATCTGCTTCATATTGATCTGGATCAGTCTTGCGATATTCTCCGCCGACGCGATTTTCGGCAATGCCAGCAAGAAGGCGCCAGCGACCTAG
- the pyrC gene encoding dihydroorotase produces the protein MNQSPDQITIRQPDDWHVHLRDGDMLRSVANYTARQFARAIVMPNLSPPVTDTAAAQAYRERILAAASDHPGFTPLMTCYLTDTADADDIAQGFANGVFTAAKLYPANATTNSAHGVTDVANIMPVLERMQAIGMPLLIHGEVTDADVDVFDREAVFIERTLSKIVDQLPDLKVVFEHITTADAVDFVHAAGTNVGATITPQHLHINRNAMFQGGIRPHAYCLPVAKREQHRLALRKAATSGSPKYFLGTDSAPHEIHAKESACGCAGIFNAPYALESYATVFEEEGALDKLEGFASIHGPQFYGLPLNEGTVTLQRSAVTVPETIEAGGATIVPFHAGQELRWQIAG, from the coding sequence ATGAATCAATCGCCCGACCAGATTACCATCCGCCAGCCGGATGACTGGCATGTCCATCTGCGTGATGGCGATATGTTGCGGTCAGTGGCCAACTATACGGCGCGGCAATTTGCCCGTGCGATCGTCATGCCCAATCTGTCACCGCCGGTCACCGATACCGCGGCGGCGCAAGCGTATCGCGAGCGCATTTTGGCCGCTGCATCCGATCATCCCGGTTTCACACCGCTGATGACCTGCTATCTCACCGACACGGCGGATGCCGATGACATAGCGCAGGGTTTCGCAAATGGCGTCTTTACCGCCGCCAAGCTCTATCCCGCCAATGCGACCACCAACAGCGCCCATGGGGTGACGGATGTGGCCAATATCATGCCGGTGCTGGAGCGGATGCAGGCTATCGGCATGCCGCTTTTGATCCATGGTGAAGTCACCGATGCCGATGTCGATGTGTTTGACCGGGAAGCGGTGTTTATCGAACGCACCCTGTCCAAAATTGTCGATCAATTGCCGGATCTGAAAGTGGTGTTTGAACATATTACCACCGCCGATGCCGTGGATTTTGTGCATGCCGCCGGTACCAATGTCGGCGCAACCATTACCCCGCAACATCTCCATATCAATCGCAACGCGATGTTTCAGGGCGGCATAAGGCCGCATGCCTATTGCCTGCCCGTCGCCAAGCGTGAACAGCACCGGCTGGCCCTACGCAAAGCGGCGACATCGGGATCGCCGAAATATTTCCTCGGCACCGATAGCGCACCGCATGAAATTCATGCCAAGGAATCTGCCTGTGGTTGTGCCGGTATTTTCAACGCGCCCTATGCGCTGGAAAGCTATGCCACGGTTTTTGAGGAAGAAGGCGCGCTCGACAAGCTGGAAGGCTTTGCGTCGATCCATGGCCCGCAATTTTATGGCCTGCCGCTCAATGAAGGCACAGTGACCTTGCAGCGGTCAGCAGTCACCGTGCCCGAGACGATCGAAGCGGGCGGCGCGACGATCGTGCCCTTTCACGCGGGACAAGAGCTGCGTTGGCAGATTGCCGGGTAA
- the ygfZ gene encoding CAF17-like 4Fe-4S cluster assembly/insertion protein YgfZ yields the protein MTETRLNERAVIRISATDGTEDISGFLQGLVTQDMQFVLSGTPQWAALLTAQGKVLFDFFLWADGRDILIDCEKDHAEALVKRLKLYRLRRKIGIEVDEGLSVHWSRDASGQPADPRLAEIGYRWIAHNDSGTGSVDAAYKAHRLALGVTEGQDELGSDKTLWLECNAAELKGVSFTKGCYVGQENTARMNYRQKVNRRLVVVPIAQADEKRQRIAYPDLGLSIEHRRVDDITDLDLPDWLETALAKQPE from the coding sequence ATGACCGAAACCAGACTTAATGAGCGCGCCGTGATCCGCATTTCCGCAACCGACGGGACCGAGGACATTAGCGGCTTTCTACAGGGACTTGTGACCCAGGATATGCAATTCGTGCTGTCCGGAACCCCGCAATGGGCAGCGCTGTTGACCGCGCAAGGCAAGGTGCTGTTTGATTTTTTTCTGTGGGCGGACGGGCGCGATATCCTGATCGATTGTGAGAAGGATCATGCGGAAGCACTGGTCAAACGTTTGAAACTCTATCGTCTGCGCCGTAAAATTGGCATTGAGGTGGACGAGGGATTATCTGTGCATTGGTCGCGTGATGCCAGCGGACAGCCCGCTGACCCCCGGCTCGCTGAAATTGGTTATCGGTGGATCGCCCACAATGATTCTGGAACAGGTTCGGTTGATGCAGCTTACAAGGCACACCGCCTTGCTCTCGGCGTGACTGAGGGTCAGGACGAATTGGGCAGCGATAAAACTTTATGGCTGGAATGTAATGCCGCCGAGCTGAAAGGCGTCAGCTTCACCAAAGGTTGCTATGTCGGTCAGGAAAATACCGCGCGGATGAATTACCGGCAGAAGGTTAATCGCCGTCTGGTGGTCGTGCCGATTGCGCAAGCCGACGAAAAACGCCAGCGCATCGCTTATCCCGATCTCGGGCTGTCGATCGAACATCGCCGGGTTGACGATATCACCGATCTTGATCTGCCGGATTGGCTGGAAACAGCCTTGGCCAAACAGCCTGAATAA
- a CDS encoding DUF4167 domain-containing protein: MNNRQAGGRRRGRNSNNNRNQNNRGGGGIDRENRIDNRARGNAAQMLDKYKKMAQDAQVNGDRVNAEYYHQFADHYFRVNADSQARREEQRLAREAGREEQRGQNNDRNDNADDNSDQDDRGRPQRGRRPKADDQPAKAANSDKKRSDTKGTDRQDSSDAPAEKKPVRARRPRKPAAEVAEANGESNGLDASALPPAISIQSDDSGDSANDGEEKKPARKRRTVKAKTAEAETPQEGDAA; encoded by the coding sequence ATGAATAATCGTCAGGCCGGCGGCCGTCGCCGTGGCCGGAACAGTAATAACAACCGCAACCAGAATAATCGTGGTGGCGGCGGTATTGACCGGGAAAACCGGATCGACAATCGCGCGCGCGGTAATGCCGCCCAGATGCTGGATAAATACAAGAAAATGGCGCAGGACGCGCAGGTCAATGGCGACCGCGTCAATGCCGAATATTATCATCAATTTGCTGACCATTATTTCCGGGTGAACGCAGACAGCCAGGCGCGCCGTGAAGAGCAGCGACTGGCCAGAGAAGCCGGGCGCGAAGAACAGCGCGGCCAGAATAATGACCGCAATGACAATGCGGATGACAATAGTGATCAGGATGATCGCGGACGCCCGCAGCGCGGACGTCGGCCCAAGGCGGATGATCAGCCTGCAAAAGCAGCCAATTCAGACAAAAAGCGTTCTGATACAAAAGGCACAGACAGGCAGGACAGTTCAGACGCTCCAGCGGAGAAAAAACCCGTTCGGGCCCGCCGCCCCCGTAAACCGGCCGCTGAAGTCGCAGAAGCCAATGGCGAATCAAATGGCCTTGATGCCAGCGCCTTGCCCCCTGCCATCTCGATCCAGTCGGATGACAGTGGTGATAGCGCCAATGATGGGGAAGAGAAGAAGCCTGCGCGCAAGCGTCGCACGGTAAAAGCCAAGACGGCCGAAGCCGAAACACCGCAAGAAGGCGACGCGGCTTAG
- the prmC gene encoding peptide chain release factor N(5)-glutamine methyltransferase has product MAAALRQAAQALETVSETPRLDAELLMAHLLGISRQDLLLDLPKLDVPDGFSALLERRKAHEPVAHIVGEREFWSLPFQVSADVLIPRPDSEILIETAVEIGTDHPPTHILDLGTGSGALLLAALSEFPEARGVGMDASPAALAMAHNNADSLGLSDRARFLLQDWTMADWTQSLGGLFDLILANPPYVSTKAELSREVSEFEPHKALFAGAQGMDDYHVIIPALDALLAGDGIALIEIGFDQAGQVTILAEKQGYAVECKQDLGGNDRLLVLRRDPVS; this is encoded by the coding sequence ATGGCCGCGGCATTGCGGCAAGCGGCGCAGGCACTGGAAACTGTGAGCGAAACGCCGCGCCTCGACGCGGAACTGCTCATGGCGCATCTTTTGGGCATCAGCCGTCAGGATTTGCTTCTCGACCTGCCAAAACTGGATGTGCCGGACGGTTTTTCGGCCTTGCTGGAACGTCGCAAAGCCCATGAACCGGTTGCGCATATTGTCGGTGAACGGGAATTCTGGAGTCTGCCGTTTCAGGTGTCTGCCGATGTCCTGATTCCCCGTCCCGATAGCGAGATTTTAATCGAAACCGCCGTGGAAATCGGCACCGATCACCCGCCAACACATATCCTGGACCTCGGCACCGGCAGCGGCGCGCTATTGCTGGCCGCCTTGTCCGAATTTCCCGAGGCGCGGGGTGTGGGAATGGATGCTAGCCCGGCCGCGCTTGCTATGGCGCATAACAATGCCGATAGCTTGGGACTCAGCGATCGCGCGCGTTTCCTGCTGCAGGATTGGACAATGGCGGACTGGACGCAATCACTGGGCGGGCTGTTTGACCTGATTCTCGCAAATCCGCCTTATGTATCGACAAAGGCGGAACTGTCCCGCGAAGTGTCGGAATTTGAACCGCATAAAGCTTTGTTTGCCGGTGCGCAGGGGATGGACGACTATCATGTCATCATTCCGGCTTTGGATGCATTGTTAGCGGGCGACGGTATCGCGTTAATCGAGATCGGATTTGACCAAGCCGGCCAAGTCACGATATTGGCTGAAAAACAGGGCTATGCCGTTGAATGCAAACAGGATTTAGGCGGTAATGACCGGCTGCTTGTCCTGCGGCGAGACCCTGTCTCGTAA
- the prfA gene encoding peptide chain release factor 1: MTTITPQRIAQIEARFAELQAMMASGNLDGDKFVEVSKEYAEIEPVAEAAAEVQRLRDEQTGLQEMLAGDDAEMKAMAADEVDDVKKALEKAEHALALKLLPRDSADDRPAMLEIRAGTGGDEAALFAGDLYRMYSRFADEQGWKVELISANASEVGGFKEVVANINGKGVFAKLKFESGVHRVQRVPETESGGRIHTSAATVAILPEPEEVDIDIRTEDLRIDTYRASGAGGQHVNKTDSAIRITHLPTGLVVQCQDGKSQHKNKAQAMKVLAARLYEQERDAVQSEEADARKAMVGSGDRSERIRTYNYPQGRVTDHRINLTLHKLPEIVEGGALGEMVDALIAEDEASRLANLDG; encoded by the coding sequence ATGACCACCATAACCCCCCAACGCATCGCCCAGATCGAAGCGCGCTTTGCCGAGCTGCAGGCTATGATGGCGTCTGGCAATCTCGATGGCGATAAATTTGTCGAGGTCTCTAAGGAATATGCCGAGATCGAACCGGTAGCCGAGGCCGCGGCTGAGGTTCAGCGCCTGCGTGACGAGCAGACGGGGCTGCAAGAAATGCTCGCCGGTGATGATGCCGAGATGAAGGCGATGGCCGCCGATGAAGTCGATGACGTCAAGAAAGCGCTTGAAAAGGCAGAGCATGCGCTGGCTTTGAAATTACTGCCGCGGGATAGCGCTGATGATCGGCCCGCGATGCTCGAAATTCGCGCAGGTACCGGCGGTGATGAAGCCGCGCTTTTTGCCGGTGATCTCTACCGCATGTATAGCCGCTTTGCCGATGAGCAGGGCTGGAAGGTCGAACTGATCTCCGCCAATGCGTCCGAAGTCGGTGGGTTCAAGGAAGTCGTTGCGAATATCAATGGCAAGGGCGTGTTTGCGAAACTGAAATTCGAATCCGGTGTGCACCGGGTGCAACGTGTACCCGAAACGGAAAGCGGCGGGCGCATTCATACCTCGGCGGCAACGGTTGCGATTCTGCCGGAACCGGAAGAAGTGGATATCGATATCCGCACTGAAGACCTGCGCATCGATACCTATCGGGCGAGCGGCGCGGGCGGACAGCATGTCAACAAGACCGACAGCGCGATTCGCATCACCCATTTACCCACCGGACTGGTAGTGCAATGTCAGGACGGCAAGTCTCAGCATAAGAATAAAGCACAGGCGATGAAAGTATTGGCCGCCCGGCTTTATGAGCAGGAACGCGATGCGGTGCAAAGCGAAGAGGCCGATGCGCGCAAGGCGATGGTCGGCTCCGGCGACCGCTCCGAACGCATCCGCACCTATAATTATCCGCAAGGCCGCGTGACCGATCACCGGATCAACCTGACGCTGCACAAGCTGCCCGAAATTGTCGAAGGCGGCGCGCTGGGCGAGATGGTCGATGCCCTGATTGCCGAGGATGAAGCCAGCCGGCTTGCCAATCTGGATGGCTGA
- the hisS gene encoding histidine--tRNA ligase, with protein MAKIQTPQPVRGTQDIFGEDQERFSHVVETFERVRRLYGFKGVQMPVFEPTAVFARSLGETTDVVSKEMYSFEDRGGDSLTLRPEFTAGISRAFLTNGWQQHMPLKLSTHGPLFRYERPQKGRYRQFHQLDAEIIGAGEAAADVELLCFADQLLNELGISDGVTLQLNTLGDAESRDAWRDALVEHFRAHKADLSQDSQDRLERNPLRILDSKERQDRPIADSAPEIDAYLSDEAKEFFAEVTEGLDACGVVWERNSRLVRGLDYYRHTAFEFVTDRLGAQGTVLAGGRYDGLIESLGGPVTPAVGWAAGIERLGMLLTDFGKCVSIAVVADSKELETKAREVTQRLRSNNLACEMSYKGNPKKQVDKARKRGHDGVLFVREPDSPGGEFYIQRFVDLEEFVGLSAKIGRVLGTPIVDSNDR; from the coding sequence ATGGCAAAAATACAAACACCGCAACCGGTGCGCGGCACGCAGGATATATTTGGCGAAGATCAGGAGCGTTTTAGCCATGTCGTGGAGACGTTTGAACGCGTGCGCCGGCTTTACGGGTTTAAGGGCGTACAGATGCCGGTGTTTGAGCCAACGGCTGTTTTTGCGCGGTCTTTGGGCGAAACCACCGATGTTGTGTCGAAGGAAATGTATAGTTTCGAGGATCGCGGCGGTGACAGTCTGACCCTGCGCCCCGAATTTACCGCCGGTATCAGCCGCGCCTTTCTGACCAACGGCTGGCAGCAGCATATGCCGTTGAAGCTGTCCACGCACGGTCCTTTGTTCCGCTATGAGCGCCCGCAAAAGGGCCGCTACAGGCAGTTTCACCAGCTCGATGCCGAAATTATCGGTGCGGGTGAGGCGGCGGCAGATGTCGAATTGCTGTGTTTTGCGGATCAGCTTTTAAACGAACTGGGCATATCGGACGGCGTGACCTTGCAGCTCAATACATTGGGCGACGCGGAAAGCCGTGATGCGTGGCGCGACGCGCTGGTCGAACATTTTCGGGCGCATAAAGCCGATCTGTCCCAGGACAGTCAGGACCGGCTGGAACGCAATCCGCTGCGCATTCTCGATAGCAAAGAGCGCCAGGATCGCCCGATTGCCGACAGCGCGCCGGAAATTGACGCCTATCTGTCGGACGAGGCGAAAGAGTTTTTTGCCGAGGTTACCGAGGGGCTGGATGCCTGCGGCGTGGTATGGGAGCGCAACAGCCGACTGGTGCGCGGACTCGATTATTATCGTCATACCGCGTTTGAATTTGTGACCGACCGGTTGGGCGCGCAGGGGACTGTACTCGCCGGTGGGCGTTATGATGGCTTGATTGAATCGCTGGGTGGACCGGTGACGCCCGCTGTTGGCTGGGCGGCAGGGATTGAGCGGTTGGGTATGTTGCTGACAGATTTTGGGAAATGCGTTTCAATTGCTGTTGTCGCCGACTCAAAAGAACTGGAAACCAAGGCTCGAGAGGTAACGCAAAGACTAAGAAGCAATAATCTGGCTTGTGAAATGAGCTACAAAGGGAACCCTAAAAAACAAGTAGATAAGGCGCGAAAACGAGGACATGATGGTGTTCTATTTGTAAGGGAGCCGGATAGTCCTGGAGGGGAGTTTTACATTCAGCGTTTCGTAGATCTTGAGGAGTTTGTTGGACTTTCTGCGAAAATTGGCAGAGTTCTCGGGACGCCTATAGTGGATAGTAACGACAGATGA